Sequence from the Brevundimonas diminuta genome:
GATCCACACCGAACGGGCGGCGACGGCGTCTGCGTCGAGGAAAGCGCTGATCGACAGCGGGGAATACACCGCGCGGTCATGGCTGATGATCTGGCCCCGCAAAGAGCTGATCGCCTGGGCGGACCGGCGCAAGGCCGCCTGATCCCTCAGGCTGTCGCCATCCGCCACGCCGCCGCGACCGGCTGAATGTTCAGGTTGGCCGCCTTGGCCAGTCGGATCAACCGATCGATATCCTCCGGACGGCAACCATACGGCGTCGGCGCGTCGCTGACGTCGTGGCCGTAGGCGATCAGCCAGCCTCTGGATGAAGCCGTTTCCTCGACCAGCGCCTTCAGGTCGTAGCCGGGCAGCCGACGGCTCTCCAGGCCGATGGCTTGCAGCAGATTGCGATCCGAACGCCCGGCGTTGATACCGTCGCGAACGCCCCGCCCGCACAGGAAGCGGCGGTCGATCACCGGCTTGGACCCCAGGGCGCAGTCGCCGAACGGATAGGCGAAGGTCTGCATTTCGTATCCGTCCAGCCGTTCGGCGACCCAGGCGGCGTTGCGCGCCAGGCTGGCATCCAGTTCCGCCGGCGAGAAGGTCAGGGTCGAGACGTGCTCATAGGTGTGGCAACCGACTTCGTGCCCGGCCTCATGGAGGGCTTGCAGGTGCTCCACCTCAAACTGGGGCAGGTCCAGATTGCGACCGCCCGACAGTCCGCCGCAGACATAGTAGGTCGCCTTGATTCCGTGCTGAGCCAGGATCGGTCCGGCCTCGGTCCAGGCCGATGCCGGGATGTCGTCGAACGACAGGCTGAGGACGCCGCGCGCAGGTCGCACGTCGGCAGGACGAACATCGAGATAGCGGCCGGCGCGGCGGCGCATCTTGTCGAAAAAGGCGCTCATGCCCGCCTTGTCGCACGACGGGCTTAAGGGCGGGTTTCAGACCATGACGGGTTGGGTGGTCAGACCGCGCACGCCGAAGACGCGGCGATAGCGTTCGATCTCGACAGGATCACCGACCGCTTTCGCCGGATTGTCCGACAGTTTGACGGCGGGGCGACCGCCGGCCTCGACCACCTTGCAGACCAGGGAGATCGGCTTCAGTTCGGGCGCGAAGGCGGGCGAACAGTCACGGAAATCGTTGGTCAGATTGGTGCCCCAGCCGAAGCTGAGACGCGCGCGGCCGTGGAAATGGGCGTGCGTCGCCTCGATCCCGTCGATGTCCATGCCGTCGGAAAAGATCAGCAGTTTCTCCCTCGGATCGCGCCCATGCGATTTCCACCAGTCGATCAACCGCTCGCCGGCCGGGATGGGCGGGGCGGAATCGGGTCGGAAACCGGTCCAGTTGGCGACCCAGTCGGGCGCCTGCTCCAGAAACGCCTCGGTGCCGAAGGCGTCGGGCAGGACGATCAGCAGATTGCCCGCATAGTGCCTGCGCCATTCGTCCAGCACCGCATACGGAACCTGGGCCAGCGCCGCGTCGTCGGGCGCCAGAGCCGCCAGAACCATCGGCAGTTCGTGGCCGTTGGTGCCGATGGCCTCCAGATCGTTCTCCATTGCATGCAGGACGTTGGACGTGCCGATGAAGGATTTGCCCAGCCCCTCTTTCAACGCCTGAATACACCAGAGTTGCCACAGGAAGCCATGCCGCCGCCGCGTGCCGAAATCCGATAGGGCGAGGTCGGGCAGAGCGCGAAGCCGCTCGACCTTGGACCACAGCCGCGTCTTGGCGCGCGAATACAGGATATCCAGCTCAAACCGGCCGAGCCGCCGCATCCCGACCCGGCAGCGCAGCTCGTTCAGGATCGCCAGCGCCGGGATCTCCCACAGCGTCACCTCGGCCCAGGCGCCCGAAAAGGTCAGCACATACTGCCCATCCTGAACCGAAAGGTCGTAGTCCGGCAGGCGATAATCGGTCAGCCAGGCGATGAAGTCGGGCGAGAAGATCTGCTTCACGCCATAGAAGCTGTTGCCCGCCAGCCAGACCAGTTCCTTGTTGGTGAAACGTAAGGTGCGAGCGTGATCCAGCTGTTCGTGCAGCGCGTCGATATCGATCTCGTCGGCCAGACGCACAGTCTTGGTGCGGTTGATGACCTGGAAGACGACCGGCACGTCGCGATGCTCGCGCCATATCATCTGCAGCATCAGCAGCTTGTAGAAGTCCGTGTCCAGCAGGCTGCGGACGATCGGGTCCAGGCGAAAGCCATGGTCATAGGCGCGTTTGGCGAGATCCATGCCCTGTCCTACGGCTTCAGCGCGCGGCCCGCCACCACCGCATCCTTGCCGAACTTTTCGCGCAGCACATCGATGGCGCGCTCTGTCTTCAAGGCGCGCGTCTCGGTGGTCTGAAACAGGCCGGCGGGCGCGTCCTCGGCGTCCTGCACGTCCGACATGCCGATGCCGATCAGGCGATAGGGGCGGCCCAGCTCAGGTTTCAGCAGATCGCGCCCCGCGGCGAACAGGGCGCGCGCGGTCTGCACCGGGTCGGGCAGGGTGACTCGTCGAGTCACGATCTTGAAGTCGGTGCGGCGCAGCTTGAGCACCAGCACTCGGCTGGCGACACCGTCGCGCCGGGCCTTGGACGCCAGTTTCTCGCACAGTGGCCACAGCTCGGCCTCCAGCGCCTCGGCCGACGTCAGGTCTTCGTTGAAGGTGGTTTCGGCGCTCATCCCCTTGCGATCGCGTTCGGGATTCACGGCGCGCGCGTCGCGGGCATGGGCCAGATCGTGCAGGCGCAGACCGGATTCGCCGTAACGTTTGACCAGGTCGCGCACGTCGGCCCGCGCCAGATCGCCGATGGTCGAATAGCCATCGCTGCGCAATGCCTTGCCGAACACCGGCCCGACGCCGGGCAAGGCGGTGACGGGGCGCGGCGCCAGCAGGGCCTGGGCGTTGGCGGCCCCGACCACTGAGAAACCGCGCGGCTTGTCCATCTCCGACGCCATTTTGGCCAGGAAGCGGTTGGGGGCCAGGCCGATGGAGACGGTCAGGCCGGTCTCTTCCTCGATCTGCTTCTGAAAGCGGATCAACTGCAGCGCCGGCGGGCCACCGTTCAGCCGTTCCGTGCCCGACAGATCGACCCAGGCCTCATCCAGCGACAACGGCTGGATCAAAGGCGTTAGCTGCCCCAACGCCCCCAGAATGCGCTGCGATTCGAAGACGTATTTGGTGAAATCCGGCCGGATCACCACGGCATCGGGACAGGCCTTCAGCGCCTTGAACATCGGCATGGCCGAGCCGACGCCATACTGGCGCGCGACATAGCAGGCGGTGGAGACTACGCCGCGCTTTCCGCCGCCGACGATGACCGGCTTATCGCGCAGTTCTGGCCGGTCGCGCTTCTCCACCGAGGCGTAGAAGGCGTCGCAGTCCATGTGGGCGATCGACAGCTGGTCCAGTTCGGCGTCTGCGACCACGCGCCGCGATCCGCACGCCGGACAGCGGCGCTCGCGCGGCCCGGCGGGATCTTCGCCGGTCCACAGGCAGTCGCGACAGATGGCCTTGATGGCCACGCTTAAGGTCTCCGTAAGGTTGGCTTCACCCCAACTTAAGACTGGGCGCCTACGAATGCGACCAACGAGGCGTCCCGCGTTCGAGGGGCGCGCAGGTCAGGTGATGATGTCCAAGAAAGTCCTCATCGTCGAGGATAACGAGCTGAACATGAAGCTTTTTCATGATCTGCTCGATTCCCAGGGCTATGAGACCCTGCAGACCCGCGAGGGCCTGCAGGCGCTCGCCCTGGCGCGCGCCCATCATCCCGACCTGATCCTGATGGATATCCAGTTGCCGGAAATCTCGGGCCTGGAAGTCACCAAATGGCTGAAGGACGACGAGGAACTGAACCACATCCCCGTCATCGCCGTCACCGCCTTCGCCATGAAGGGCGATGAGGAGCGGATCCGTCAGGGCGGCTGCGAGGCCTATATCTCCAAGCCCATCTCGGTGATGCATTTCCTCGAAACTATCCGGCAGCACCTCGGATGAGCGCCCGTATCCTCGTCGTCGACGATGTGGACGTGAACGTCCGCCTGCTCGAAGCCAAGCTGACCATCGAATACTACGATGTGCT
This genomic interval carries:
- a CDS encoding nicotinate phosphoribosyltransferase, with protein sequence MDLAKRAYDHGFRLDPIVRSLLDTDFYKLLMLQMIWREHRDVPVVFQVINRTKTVRLADEIDIDALHEQLDHARTLRFTNKELVWLAGNSFYGVKQIFSPDFIAWLTDYRLPDYDLSVQDGQYVLTFSGAWAEVTLWEIPALAILNELRCRVGMRRLGRFELDILYSRAKTRLWSKVERLRALPDLALSDFGTRRRHGFLWQLWCIQALKEGLGKSFIGTSNVLHAMENDLEAIGTNGHELPMVLAALAPDDAALAQVPYAVLDEWRRHYAGNLLIVLPDAFGTEAFLEQAPDWVANWTGFRPDSAPPIPAGERLIDWWKSHGRDPREKLLIFSDGMDIDGIEATHAHFHGRARLSFGWGTNLTNDFRDCSPAFAPELKPISLVCKVVEAGGRPAVKLSDNPAKAVGDPVEIERYRRVFGVRGLTTQPVMV
- a CDS encoding DNA polymerase IV yields the protein MAIKAICRDCLWTGEDPAGPRERRCPACGSRRVVADAELDQLSIAHMDCDAFYASVEKRDRPELRDKPVIVGGGKRGVVSTACYVARQYGVGSAMPMFKALKACPDAVVIRPDFTKYVFESQRILGALGQLTPLIQPLSLDEAWVDLSGTERLNGGPPALQLIRFQKQIEEETGLTVSIGLAPNRFLAKMASEMDKPRGFSVVGAANAQALLAPRPVTALPGVGPVFGKALRSDGYSTIGDLARADVRDLVKRYGESGLRLHDLAHARDARAVNPERDRKGMSAETTFNEDLTSAEALEAELWPLCEKLASKARRDGVASRVLVLKLRRTDFKIVTRRVTLPDPVQTARALFAAGRDLLKPELGRPYRLIGIGMSDVQDAEDAPAGLFQTTETRALKTERAIDVLREKFGKDAVVAGRALKP
- a CDS encoding response regulator, encoding MSKKVLIVEDNELNMKLFHDLLDSQGYETLQTREGLQALALARAHHPDLILMDIQLPEISGLEVTKWLKDDEELNHIPVIAVTAFAMKGDEERIRQGGCEAYISKPISVMHFLETIRQHLG
- a CDS encoding polysaccharide deacetylase family protein; this encodes MSAFFDKMRRRAGRYLDVRPADVRPARGVLSLSFDDIPASAWTEAGPILAQHGIKATYYVCGGLSGGRNLDLPQFEVEHLQALHEAGHEVGCHTYEHVSTLTFSPAELDASLARNAAWVAERLDGYEMQTFAYPFGDCALGSKPVIDRRFLCGRGVRDGINAGRSDRNLLQAIGLESRRLPGYDLKALVEETASSRGWLIAYGHDVSDAPTPYGCRPEDIDRLIRLAKAANLNIQPVAAAWRMATA